A window from Solanum stenotomum isolate F172 chromosome 7, ASM1918654v1, whole genome shotgun sequence encodes these proteins:
- the LOC125871427 gene encoding thermospermine synthase ACAULIS5-like has protein sequence MGEISAALSNVLNNENGHIVGGPRKSCWYEEEIDNDLRWCFALNSILHTGATQYQDIQLLDTKPFGKALVIDGKLQSAEIDEFIYHECLVHPPLLYHSNPRSIFIMGGGEGSTARELLRHKTVDKVVMCDIDEEVVEFCKSYLEVNKEAFSDPRLDLIINDARAELERREEHYDIIVGDLADPIEGGPCYQLYTKSFYEFIVKPRLNQGGIFVTQAGPAGIFSHTEVFSCIFNTLKQVFKYVVPYSAHIPSYADTWGWVMASDTPFVVSVDELDHRIKQRINGENRYLDGKTFTSASTLSKAVRNSLNNETHVYSEGNARFIYGHGRHNQA, from the exons atgggtgAAATATCAGCAGCATTATCTAATGTGTTGAATAATGAAAATGGACATATAGTGGGAGGTCCAAGAAAGAGTTGTTGGtatgaagaagaaattgataATGACTTGAGATGGTGTTTTGCTCTCAATAG CATTTTGCACACTGGTGCTACTCAATATCAAGATATTCAACTCTTGGACACAAAGCCCTTTGGAAAG GCTTTAGTGATCGACGGAAAGCTTCAAAGTGCAGAGATAGATGAATTCATCTATCATGAATGTCTTGTCCATCCACCTCTCCTTTATCATTCCAA TCCTAGAAGCATATTCATTATGGGAGGAGGTGAAGGTTCTACAGCCAGAGAATTATTAAGGCACAAAACAGTCGATAAAGTTGTAATGTGTGACATTGATGAA GAGGTGGTGGAATTTTGCAAGTCATACTTGGAGGTTAACAAAGAAGCATTTTCTGATCCTAGACTTGACCTTATTATTAATGATGCCAG GGCTGAGCTAGAGAGGAGGGAGGAACATTATGATATAATTGTAGGGGATTTAGCTGACCCTATAGAAGGAGGACCATGTTACCAACTTTATACAAAATCcttttatgaatttattgtTAAACCTAGACTTAATCAAGGTGGCATCTTTGTTACTCAG GCAGGACCAGCAGGAATTTTCAGCCACACAGAAGTTTTTTCCTGCATTTTCAATACTCTGAAACAAGTTTTCAAAT ATGTTGTGCCTTATTCAGCTCATATTCCATCTTATGCTGACACTTGGGGATGGGTCATG GCATCAGATACTCCATTTGTTGTAAGTGTGGATGAATTGGACCATAGAATCAAGCAGAGGATCAATGGAGAAAATAGATATCTTGATGGCAAAACATTCACTTCAGCCTCTACATTAAGCAAAGCTGTTAGAAATTC ATTGAACAATGAGACTCATGTTTACTCAGAAGGAAATGCAAGATTCATTTATGGACATGGAAGACACAATCAAGCATGA